The Arachis ipaensis cultivar K30076 chromosome B07, Araip1.1, whole genome shotgun sequence genome includes a window with the following:
- the LOC107607411 gene encoding protein DJ-1 homolog D-like gives MRSTHAASLKHSKAASSVDAEIVGGSTISSQAMLKQEVSTASSKGTTIKTGDRVKFVGNFPSAVSSIQNHPSRVMLLGGRAPEYLAHDPLVALVIKLFSSGKALASICLGQLILAAAGVAKDHKFTAFPPVKPALVASGAHWVEPDTSNSGGW, from the exons ATGAGAAGTACACATGCTGCTTCTTTAAAACATAGTAAAGCAGCTTCTAGTGTTGATGCTGAAATTGTGGGTGGATCCACAATAAGTTCTCAGGCTATGCTGAAGCAGGAGGTTTCTACTGCTTCATCAAAAGGCACTACTATTAAAACAG GTGATCGAGTAAAATTTGTTGGTAACTTCCCTTCTGCTGTCTCATCAATACAAAATCATCCTTCAAG GGTGATGTTACTGGGTGGAAGAGCGCCAGAGTATCTTGCTCATGATCCTCTTGTGGCACTGGTGATCAAGCTTTTCAGTTCTGGAAAAGCACTTGCTTCTATTTGCCTCGGACAGTTGATTCTGGCGGCTGCAGGTGTAGCTAAAGATCACAAGTTTACCGCTTTTCCTCCTGTTAAACCAGCACTGGTTGCCTCTGGTGCTCATTGGGTTGAACCAGACACTAGCAACAGTGGTGGATGGTAA